One Acidobacteriaceae bacterium genomic region harbors:
- a CDS encoding YpdA family putative bacillithiol disulfide reductase: MSEQAIHDVLVIGAGPTGLACAIDAQNVGCNVVLVDKGCLTNSLFHYPANMTFFTTPELLEIGNIPFPSPNQKPSRSEALEYYRKVTAHYRLDVRPYELVTSVTGGDGDFTVHTEDRFGRPLQHRARKLIVSTGYYDLPNHLNVPGEELPKVSHYYDEPHPYFSRDVIVVGGKNSAAIAALELYRHGAHVTLVHRGAELHRHIKYWIKPDIENRIKRGEITAHFNTTVERIGLDDVVLKTPLGTKTIPNHHVFALTGYRPDFTFIESLGIKLDAKNSRCPICNRQTLESNVPGIYVAGVVVAGERTNEIFIENGRFHGALIAKDLAEKLSKGEVGSPVAPEHTYAAE; the protein is encoded by the coding sequence ATGAGCGAACAAGCCATCCACGACGTGCTCGTCATCGGCGCCGGCCCCACAGGTCTCGCGTGCGCCATTGACGCGCAGAACGTCGGCTGCAACGTTGTGCTCGTCGACAAGGGCTGCCTGACGAACTCGCTCTTCCATTACCCGGCGAACATGACCTTCTTCACCACGCCGGAGCTGCTGGAGATCGGCAACATCCCATTCCCTTCACCGAACCAGAAGCCCAGCCGCAGCGAAGCGCTCGAGTACTACCGCAAGGTGACCGCGCATTATCGGCTCGACGTGCGGCCGTATGAGCTCGTCACTAGCGTCACGGGCGGCGACGGCGACTTCACCGTGCACACCGAAGACCGCTTCGGCCGGCCCCTCCAGCACCGCGCGCGGAAGCTGATCGTCTCCACGGGCTACTACGATCTGCCGAACCACCTCAACGTCCCCGGCGAGGAACTGCCGAAGGTCTCGCACTATTACGACGAGCCGCATCCATATTTCAGCCGCGATGTGATCGTTGTGGGCGGCAAGAACTCCGCCGCGATCGCCGCGCTGGAGCTTTATCGTCATGGAGCGCACGTCACGCTCGTCCACCGCGGCGCCGAACTGCACCGGCACATCAAGTACTGGATCAAGCCGGACATCGAAAACCGCATCAAGAGAGGCGAGATCACCGCGCATTTCAACACAACAGTTGAGCGCATCGGGCTCGATGATGTAGTCCTGAAGACTCCACTTGGCACCAAAACAATCCCGAACCATCACGTCTTTGCGCTCACGGGCTATCGTCCCGACTTCACCTTCATCGAGTCTCTTGGCATCAAGCTGGATGCGAAGAATTCGCGCTGCCCCATCTGCAACCGGCAGACCCTCGAATCCAACGTGCCCGGCATCTACGTCGCGGGTGTCGTCGTCGCGGGAGAGCGCACCAATGAAATCTTCATCGAGAACGGCCGCTTCCACGGCGCACTCATTGCCAAGGACCTCGCCGAAAAGCTGAGCAAGGGCGAGGTCGGGTCGCCTGTTGCTCCCGAGCATACCTACGCCGCGGAATAG
- a CDS encoding response regulator transcription factor — protein MPTPVLRKPASGPQVTGVPGHQTIRIVVADDHPVVRFGVKNMLTSEPGFEVVGEANDGDEAITQTLELEPDILLLDLAMPKLPGLEAMRAIMNRSPRVKIVLLTSLISTQQIIEALQIGARGIVLKDSVASDLGESLRAVLSGDYWIGGKRVVNLLSALHDLMQQAAAVPEKKTYGLTPRELEVVTCIVEGCSNKDIAKQFTISEETVKRHLSNIFDKTGVSTRLELALFAISHKLVDIDA, from the coding sequence ATGCCCACACCTGTACTTCGCAAACCCGCTTCGGGACCCCAGGTCACCGGAGTTCCAGGTCACCAGACGATTCGCATCGTCGTTGCCGATGACCATCCCGTTGTCCGCTTTGGCGTGAAGAACATGCTGACCAGCGAACCCGGCTTTGAGGTGGTCGGCGAAGCCAACGACGGCGACGAAGCCATCACCCAGACGCTTGAGCTCGAGCCGGACATTCTTCTGCTCGACCTCGCGATGCCTAAACTTCCGGGCCTCGAAGCGATGCGCGCCATCATGAATCGCTCGCCGCGCGTAAAGATCGTTCTGCTCACCAGTCTCATTTCCACCCAGCAGATCATCGAGGCGCTGCAGATCGGCGCACGCGGCATCGTGCTCAAAGACTCCGTCGCCAGCGATCTCGGCGAGAGCCTGCGCGCGGTGCTTTCTGGCGACTACTGGATCGGCGGCAAGCGCGTCGTCAATCTTCTCTCTGCGTTGCACGACCTCATGCAGCAGGCCGCCGCCGTGCCGGAGAAGAAGACCTACGGTCTCACACCGCGCGAGCTCGAAGTCGTTACCTGCATCGTTGAAGGCTGCTCGAACAAGGACATCGCGAAGCAGTTCACAATCAGTGAAGAGACCGTGAAGCGCCATCTGTCGAACATCTTCGACAAGACGGGCGTCAGCACGCGTCTCGAGCTTGCGCTGTTCGCCATCAGCCACAAGCTGGTCGACATCGACGCATAA
- a CDS encoding response regulator, giving the protein MLIVDDDPIMGELLDALLTVEGYRVTRALSGDEALQVAREGTPKPSVILCDIQMPGMRGGELASALAAERDAARLPADTVILAMSGSGPREDELQDFDGFLRKPFSVVDFAHAIEQARARTADVTTSIAERPHRDEGSNIRPPLDDTIFTQMKSKIGSDSLRQLYDMTLDDVRSRLALIAAAVERGDLATVRQEAHTIKGSCGMVGALELQALAAAAEGGSPVDTSALADFDSACKRLERMLNEKL; this is encoded by the coding sequence GTGTTGATCGTCGATGACGACCCGATCATGGGTGAGCTGCTCGACGCGCTGCTTACCGTCGAGGGGTATCGCGTCACCCGCGCACTCTCCGGCGACGAGGCCCTCCAAGTCGCACGCGAGGGCACGCCGAAGCCGAGCGTCATCCTTTGCGACATCCAGATGCCCGGCATGCGCGGCGGTGAACTCGCCAGCGCCCTGGCCGCAGAACGCGACGCCGCCCGGCTGCCCGCAGACACCGTGATCCTCGCGATGAGCGGCAGTGGACCGCGTGAGGATGAGTTGCAAGACTTCGACGGATTCTTGCGCAAGCCCTTCTCCGTCGTTGACTTCGCGCACGCAATTGAGCAAGCCCGCGCACGCACTGCGGACGTTACAACGAGCATCGCTGAGCGTCCTCACAGAGACGAAGGCAGCAACATTCGGCCGCCGCTCGATGACACGATTTTTACGCAAATGAAATCAAAAATCGGCAGTGACTCGCTGCGGCAGCTCTATGACATGACCTTGGACGACGTCCGGAGCCGGCTCGCCCTCATCGCCGCCGCCGTGGAGCGTGGCGATCTGGCCACAGTCCGTCAGGAGGCCCACACCATCAAGGGAAGCTGCGGGATGGTGGGAGCGTTGGAGTTACAGGCGCTCGCCGCCGCCGCGGAAGGGGGTTCCCCGGTGGATACCTCCGCCCTTGCGGATTTCGATTCGGCGTGTAAGCGGCTGGAGCGTATGCTGAACGAGAAATTGTAG
- a CDS encoding DUF2784 domain-containing protein, translating to MTAALADAVILIHLLWIVLVLIGVVWTRGRPAWTAAHLACLVWGIIVEIGPWPCPLTILEDYLAARAGAHAVQGNFILRGVQALIYPNAPYWLVTTAGVSACSIILAIYAGRAWIWWSKKQNSRFASYRIAESTSLK from the coding sequence ATGACGGCAGCGCTGGCAGATGCTGTGATTCTGATCCACCTGCTCTGGATTGTGCTGGTGCTCATTGGAGTGGTGTGGACGAGGGGACGGCCGGCGTGGACGGCGGCGCATCTTGCGTGCCTGGTTTGGGGAATCATCGTCGAGATTGGCCCGTGGCCATGCCCGCTGACAATCCTGGAGGACTATCTCGCGGCTCGCGCCGGCGCCCACGCAGTTCAAGGGAATTTCATTCTGCGTGGCGTGCAGGCGCTGATCTATCCGAACGCGCCGTATTGGCTGGTGACCACCGCGGGTGTGTCGGCCTGTTCGATCATCCTGGCAATCTATGCCGGGCGCGCGTGGATCTGGTGGAGCAAGAAGCAAAACTCGCGATTCGCCAGCTATCGCATTGCCGAATCCACTTCGCTGAAGTAG
- a CDS encoding DNA translocase FtsK: MKSQRLVFAPTRSRRLNEMLGLIVLVAAALLLLSLVTYNPADPSLNTVGGGAGIRPAHNWAGLIGAYLSDSLLQVLGVAVLLAPVVIGRVGIAWLRSRPVGSTKVKAGGLLLWLVFAPAAIALLPGQMLWRGAIPVSGVEGRLLADLMIEFVNFPGAAVISALMVALSLYLTTSFLLATAPEWFAEHFGFFRRMRERYLAWKERRAARAQSRAVSVKFDEDAAYLSRRERIAARERAAQKAAAPKQRDRGDSLLAGFFGWFGRRHRTAAPVPVVEAEEAVAPEGASVWQNIPRTLVDAPAASSLATAAAAAAPYAAQLAAAAAPLRSTEVEEPFIEAPSRKNDDGWLEAPERNAPAPLFTRKAAEAPMPEPAPARVPPARQRPVAVPEPPMPSPVADIAAQNIAFGKRADANIQAIALPPKSVRGYKLPSSSLLFRDTVQATVREDALREEARLLVEKCAEFGVNGNVEQINPGPVVTTFEFRPDAGVKYSRVTGLADDLCLAMAAESILIERMPGKSTVGIQVPNSERETIWLRDVVECESFVQSKSKLPIALGKDINGRIVTADLAAMPHVLIAGSTGSGKSVAINAMIMSVLFKSTPEQVRMILVDPKRVELGMYEGIPHLFTPIITEAKLAANALRNAVKEMERRLKLLAANHVRNIDQFNKLFENGSDYLFEDVNQEPLPYIMIIIDELADLMMLDRANVEEAITRIAQMARAVGIHLVLATQRPSVDVITGLLKANVPTRMSFRLATKVDSRTIIDSNGAESLLGRGDMLFLPPGTSRLQRVHAPFVTEKEINAVTQFWKAQGQAEYVEGFLEGPKDEKGDSLGSANDGEENDPMFDDAVRLVFEFGKASTSLLQRRLRIGYGRAAHLIDLMERDGLVGPADGSKPRELLKSPSYFSEVDSAMR; encoded by the coding sequence ATGAAGTCCCAGAGACTGGTTTTTGCCCCGACACGTAGCCGCCGCCTCAACGAGATGCTGGGGCTCATCGTGCTCGTCGCCGCCGCCCTCCTTCTCCTCTCGCTCGTCACGTATAACCCCGCAGACCCGTCGCTTAACACAGTCGGCGGAGGCGCGGGCATCCGCCCGGCACACAACTGGGCTGGCCTGATCGGAGCGTATCTTTCCGATTCGCTGCTGCAGGTGCTGGGCGTGGCAGTGCTGCTGGCGCCGGTGGTCATCGGGCGGGTTGGCATCGCGTGGCTGCGCTCGCGGCCGGTAGGTTCCACGAAGGTCAAGGCAGGTGGACTGTTGCTGTGGCTCGTCTTCGCTCCAGCCGCAATCGCGCTGCTGCCTGGCCAGATGCTTTGGCGCGGAGCCATTCCGGTCTCCGGCGTTGAAGGCCGCCTGCTTGCGGACCTTATGATCGAGTTCGTCAACTTCCCCGGCGCGGCCGTGATCTCCGCGCTGATGGTGGCTCTCTCGCTCTATCTCACGACGAGCTTCCTGCTGGCGACCGCGCCGGAGTGGTTTGCCGAGCACTTCGGCTTCTTCCGCCGCATGCGCGAGCGCTATCTCGCCTGGAAAGAACGGCGTGCAGCGCGTGCCCAAAGCCGCGCCGTTAGCGTGAAATTCGACGAAGACGCAGCCTATCTCAGCCGCCGCGAACGTATCGCAGCACGCGAGCGCGCAGCGCAGAAGGCCGCCGCACCGAAGCAGCGCGATCGCGGAGACTCACTGCTCGCCGGCTTCTTTGGCTGGTTCGGACGCCGGCACCGCACTGCTGCTCCAGTTCCGGTGGTCGAGGCCGAAGAGGCCGTGGCTCCGGAGGGCGCCTCCGTCTGGCAGAACATTCCACGCACGCTGGTTGATGCCCCCGCTGCGAGCAGCCTTGCGACTGCGGCCGCTGCTGCAGCGCCCTACGCGGCACAGCTCGCTGCGGCAGCCGCTCCACTGCGCTCTACCGAGGTTGAGGAACCGTTCATCGAAGCTCCTTCACGGAAGAATGACGACGGGTGGCTCGAAGCGCCTGAGCGCAATGCGCCGGCGCCGCTGTTCACGAGGAAAGCCGCCGAGGCTCCCATGCCGGAGCCCGCTCCGGCCCGCGTGCCGCCAGCGCGGCAGAGGCCTGTCGCTGTTCCCGAACCGCCGATGCCGTCGCCCGTCGCGGACATCGCCGCGCAGAATATCGCCTTCGGCAAGCGCGCGGACGCGAACATTCAAGCCATTGCTCTGCCGCCGAAATCCGTGCGCGGCTACAAGCTGCCGTCGAGCTCGCTGCTCTTCCGCGACACCGTGCAAGCGACTGTTCGCGAGGACGCACTGCGCGAAGAGGCTCGCCTGCTCGTCGAGAAATGCGCCGAGTTTGGCGTGAACGGCAACGTTGAGCAGATCAATCCAGGCCCTGTGGTCACGACCTTTGAGTTCCGCCCCGACGCCGGCGTGAAGTACTCGCGCGTCACCGGACTGGCCGATGATCTATGCCTCGCGATGGCCGCCGAGAGCATCCTCATCGAGCGCATGCCCGGCAAGTCCACCGTCGGTATCCAAGTGCCGAACTCCGAGCGCGAAACCATCTGGCTGCGCGACGTGGTCGAGTGCGAGAGCTTCGTACAGTCAAAGTCGAAACTGCCCATTGCTCTCGGCAAGGACATCAACGGCCGCATCGTGACAGCGGATCTCGCTGCGATGCCGCACGTGCTCATCGCCGGTTCGACGGGCTCAGGTAAGTCCGTCGCCATCAACGCGATGATCATGAGCGTACTGTTCAAGTCCACGCCGGAGCAGGTGCGCATGATCCTGGTCGATCCGAAGCGCGTCGAGCTCGGCATGTACGAAGGCATCCCGCATCTCTTCACGCCGATCATCACCGAGGCCAAACTGGCCGCGAACGCGCTGCGCAACGCCGTGAAGGAGATGGAGCGCCGGTTGAAGCTGCTTGCAGCGAATCACGTGCGCAACATCGACCAGTTCAACAAGCTCTTCGAAAATGGAAGCGACTACCTCTTTGAGGACGTAAACCAGGAGCCTCTGCCCTACATCATGATCATCATCGACGAGCTCGCGGATCTGATGATGCTTGATCGCGCGAACGTCGAAGAAGCCATTACACGTATCGCCCAGATGGCACGCGCTGTCGGCATCCATCTTGTGCTCGCGACGCAGCGCCCATCGGTCGACGTGATCACGGGCCTGCTCAAAGCTAACGTGCCCACGCGCATGAGCTTCCGCCTCGCCACCAAGGTCGACTCGCGCACCATCATCGATTCGAACGGCGCAGAGTCGCTGCTCGGCCGTGGCGACATGCTCTTCCTTCCGCCGGGCACCTCACGCCTGCAACGCGTGCACGCGCCCTTCGTTACCGAGAAAGAGATCAATGCCGTCACCCAGTTCTGGAAGGCGCAGGGTCAGGCGGAGTACGTCGAGGGCTTCCTCGAAGGACCAAAGGACGAGAAGGGCGACAGCCTGGGCAGCGCGAACGATGGCGAAGAGAACGACCCGATGTTCGACGACGCTGTCCGCTTGGTATTCGAGTTCGGCAAGGCCTCGACTTCGCTGCTGCAGCGCCGCCTGCGCATCGGCTACGGCCGCGCAGCACACCTCATCGACCTCATGGAGCGCGACGGGCTCGTTGGCCCAGCTGATGGTTCGAAGCCTCGCGAGCTTCTGAAGTCGCCGAGCTACTTCAGCGAAGTGGATTCGGCAATGCGATAG
- a CDS encoding PA2169 family four-helix-bundle protein yields MANSLEGSEKNRDMERVLLDVIKILQDGQKGFADIGEHLKDETLKRYFLAESLKRANFRAELENELHRAGMADVKESGTTAGALHRTWGDLKAKLGMGSDHELLATAEQGEDAAKKAYKDALNHDLPLPVRQLLTEQQAHIENSHDYVKSHRDQKAA; encoded by the coding sequence ATGGCAAATTCACTCGAAGGATCGGAAAAGAACCGCGACATGGAGCGGGTCCTGCTTGATGTCATCAAAATTTTGCAGGACGGGCAGAAGGGGTTCGCCGATATCGGGGAGCACCTCAAGGATGAGACGCTGAAGCGCTACTTTCTGGCCGAAAGCCTGAAGCGCGCAAACTTTCGTGCAGAGCTTGAGAACGAACTGCATCGCGCCGGCATGGCCGATGTGAAGGAATCCGGAACTACCGCAGGCGCGCTGCATCGCACCTGGGGTGACCTCAAGGCCAAGCTGGGCATGGGTTCAGACCACGAACTGCTCGCAACGGCGGAGCAGGGCGAGGACGCGGCCAAGAAGGCGTACAAGGATGCGCTGAATCATGATCTGCCGCTGCCCGTCCGCCAGCTTCTGACCGAGCAGCAGGCCCACATTGAAAACTCACACGATTACGTGAAGAGCCATCGCGACCAGAAGGCAGCGTAG
- a CDS encoding DoxX family membrane protein, with protein MRVGRVLLGSLFIAGGIAHFVFTRAYANVVPDYLPAHRGLVLSSGAAEIAGGAGLLIPQTRRYAAWGLVILLLAVFPANVWMAENYDRYGVPHWLLWIRLPLQIPLIYWALSYTRRQLQ; from the coding sequence GTGCGCGTCGGGCGAGTTCTGCTTGGAAGTCTATTCATCGCCGGCGGCATCGCGCACTTCGTCTTCACCCGAGCCTACGCCAACGTAGTGCCCGATTATCTGCCTGCGCACCGCGGGCTCGTCCTGAGCTCAGGAGCGGCGGAGATCGCGGGAGGTGCTGGTCTTCTCATCCCGCAAACGCGGCGGTACGCGGCGTGGGGCTTGGTCATCCTTTTGCTTGCGGTCTTTCCGGCCAACGTCTGGATGGCCGAGAACTATGACCGTTACGGCGTTCCGCATTGGCTCTTGTGGATCCGTCTGCCGCTGCAAATCCCTCTCATCTATTGGGCTCTCAGCTACACGCGCAGACAGCTTCAATAA
- a CDS encoding undecaprenyl-diphosphate phosphatase yields MSVFKVLILAIVQGFAELLPVSSSAHVVVTEKLLGLDPSAPEMTLLLVMLHTGTMFAVIAFFWRQWKRTFFVSADAFKRFVVRAIWATALTAVIGYPIIHVIEHHEQKKILTASETSSVVPCSFGKGDVEALFSRLDLVAPALFAAGILILIAGMKERDKSPLANLSYERAASRSGENVTFKQAGWMGAVQGLCLPFRGFSRSGATISTGLLAGSERSRAERFSFALAVILTPPALAREAWRVARASHDATPGCQVTNLHSSITAGVLGMILSFLAGIAALRWLSSWLENGRWYWFGIYCVIASGVVFYLHHLGY; encoded by the coding sequence ATGTCCGTGTTCAAAGTGCTAATCCTGGCGATCGTGCAGGGTTTCGCCGAGCTTCTTCCAGTTTCAAGTTCCGCGCATGTGGTGGTTACAGAGAAGCTGCTCGGGTTAGATCCATCCGCTCCCGAGATGACGCTGCTACTCGTGATGCTGCACACGGGAACGATGTTCGCCGTGATTGCTTTCTTCTGGCGGCAGTGGAAGCGGACGTTCTTCGTCAGCGCGGACGCGTTCAAGCGGTTCGTGGTGCGAGCGATATGGGCCACGGCGCTAACCGCTGTCATCGGCTATCCGATCATTCATGTAATTGAACACCACGAGCAGAAGAAGATCCTGACCGCCTCCGAGACGTCATCCGTCGTTCCATGCAGCTTCGGCAAAGGCGACGTTGAGGCGCTGTTCTCTCGGCTGGATCTTGTTGCCCCTGCACTGTTTGCTGCGGGCATCCTGATTCTGATCGCTGGCATGAAGGAACGCGACAAGTCGCCGCTTGCGAACCTCAGCTATGAGCGCGCGGCCTCCCGCTCCGGGGAGAACGTCACGTTCAAGCAGGCAGGGTGGATGGGGGCCGTGCAGGGATTATGCCTGCCGTTCCGAGGCTTCTCGCGCTCCGGTGCGACGATCTCCACGGGCCTGTTGGCGGGCTCTGAGCGCAGCCGCGCGGAACGATTCTCCTTCGCACTTGCGGTGATTTTGACGCCGCCGGCGCTGGCGCGCGAGGCGTGGAGGGTAGCTCGCGCGTCACACGATGCGACGCCTGGGTGTCAGGTGACCAATCTGCATTCAAGCATCACGGCGGGAGTTCTGGGAATGATTCTCAGCTTCCTAGCGGGCATAGCCGCGCTGCGCTGGCTGAGCTCGTGGCTGGAGAACGGCCGCTGGTACTGGTTCGGAATCTACTGCGTCATTGCGAGCGGAGTCGTCTTCTACCTGCACCATCTCGGTTATTGA
- a CDS encoding threonine/serine dehydratase: MFELISLADIQAARERISSVAVRTPLLRLSRARLRMAGWPELSDSIPEIFLKDESAQPIGSFKLRGAYNKIAGLTPEELKHGVITYSSGNHAQGVAYAARALGAKAVIVMPENAPRVKREATVALGAEIVTVGPASTERKLKAEELVAAYGYVMVPPYDDEAIIAGQATCGLEILEQLPGVELVLSPVSGGGLLSGVATGIKLSAEAEGVVAPKVWGCEPALAADAKESFDTKRLTEWPAAKTTRTIADGLRTQSLGERNFEHILRFVDGIVAVTEDEIREALRIVLKATNIVAEPSGAVTLAAALFHAHELPAARRMVAIVSGGNLDPDLRAELEEEAVAVHA; encoded by the coding sequence ATGTTTGAGCTGATTTCCCTCGCTGATATTCAGGCCGCGCGCGAGCGCATCTCTTCCGTTGCTGTTCGAACTCCGCTGCTGCGGCTGTCGCGTGCGCGGCTGCGCATGGCAGGATGGCCGGAGTTATCCGATTCGATTCCCGAGATTTTTCTGAAAGATGAGTCGGCGCAGCCGATCGGTAGCTTCAAACTGCGCGGCGCGTACAACAAGATCGCGGGGCTGACGCCTGAAGAGTTGAAGCACGGCGTGATTACGTACTCGTCGGGCAATCATGCGCAGGGTGTGGCGTATGCAGCGCGTGCGCTGGGCGCAAAGGCCGTTATCGTGATGCCTGAGAATGCGCCGCGCGTGAAGCGGGAAGCAACAGTCGCGTTGGGTGCTGAGATAGTCACGGTTGGCCCGGCGAGCACGGAGCGCAAGCTGAAGGCTGAGGAGCTGGTGGCCGCATACGGCTACGTGATGGTGCCTCCATATGACGATGAGGCGATCATCGCCGGGCAGGCGACCTGCGGGCTGGAGATTCTGGAGCAATTGCCGGGCGTGGAACTGGTGCTGTCGCCGGTTTCGGGCGGTGGGCTGCTGTCGGGCGTGGCGACGGGGATCAAGCTGTCGGCTGAGGCGGAGGGCGTTGTGGCGCCCAAGGTGTGGGGATGCGAGCCGGCGCTCGCGGCAGACGCGAAGGAGTCGTTCGACACGAAGCGGCTGACGGAATGGCCGGCGGCGAAGACGACGCGGACCATCGCCGACGGGCTGCGAACGCAGTCGCTGGGCGAGCGGAATTTCGAACACATCCTGCGGTTTGTGGATGGCATCGTTGCCGTGACAGAGGACGAGATTCGGGAGGCTCTGCGGATTGTTTTGAAGGCGACCAACATCGTCGCCGAGCCCTCCGGGGCGGTGACCCTTGCTGCCGCACTGTTTCACGCGCATGAGCTTCCCGCGGCACGGCGGATGGTGGCCATCGTTTCGGGCGGCAATCTGGACCCGGATCTGCGGGCAGAGCTGGAGGAAGAGGCTGTCGCGGTCCACGCGTGA
- a CDS encoding alpha/beta hydrolase, which translates to MTVDCSQPAEEAGPLAQAREARRRGWWLVLALVAITVALAFAGWPWMRAHLQSVAVLDLVGNKPVPKLLRRFVSEPIAVRDLELSLASGTVRARLYTPVRPKNAPALVVLHGVHHLGIDEPRLENFATTMAACGVQVLTPELPDIKDYQVGANSIATIGESAEWLTHEDGGRPVGVIGLSFSGGLSLLAAADPVYQGDIRFVMAVGAQDEMSRVAAYYRTGEDERPNGTEETLAPHEYGPLVLEYEHMGDFVPAQDVAPIRAVLRAHLYEDPAAERVALTSLSEEQKSEVKALMDTTLAATRTALERSDERHVNDMAAVSPHGRLATLKTPVYLLHGAGDNVIPSAETEWMAAELPRSSLKAELISPVLSHLNLDGAGPTIADQLRLVHFFAEVLHAAEVQ; encoded by the coding sequence ATGACAGTCGACTGTAGCCAACCCGCGGAGGAAGCCGGGCCACTGGCGCAGGCACGTGAGGCCCGCCGCCGGGGGTGGTGGCTCGTGCTGGCATTGGTGGCGATCACCGTAGCGCTGGCGTTCGCAGGATGGCCGTGGATGCGGGCTCACCTGCAGTCGGTGGCCGTGCTGGATCTGGTGGGGAACAAGCCGGTGCCCAAGCTGCTGCGGCGGTTCGTGAGCGAACCGATCGCGGTTCGCGACCTGGAGCTGTCGCTGGCGAGCGGGACGGTGCGCGCGCGACTGTATACGCCGGTGCGGCCGAAGAATGCGCCCGCGCTGGTGGTGCTGCATGGCGTACATCATCTTGGGATCGATGAGCCGAGGCTGGAGAACTTCGCCACGACGATGGCCGCATGCGGCGTGCAGGTGCTTACGCCGGAACTGCCGGACATCAAGGACTACCAGGTGGGTGCGAACTCCATTGCAACGATTGGCGAGTCGGCCGAGTGGCTGACACATGAGGATGGTGGACGGCCGGTTGGCGTAATTGGGTTGAGCTTCTCCGGTGGGCTGTCATTGCTGGCTGCGGCGGACCCGGTGTATCAGGGCGATATTCGCTTTGTGATGGCCGTGGGCGCGCAGGATGAGATGAGCCGAGTGGCCGCATACTACCGGACGGGCGAAGACGAGCGGCCGAACGGGACCGAGGAGACCCTGGCTCCGCATGAATACGGCCCGCTGGTGCTTGAGTACGAGCACATGGGCGATTTTGTGCCGGCACAGGATGTTGCGCCGATTCGCGCGGTGTTGCGCGCGCATTTGTATGAGGACCCTGCGGCTGAGCGAGTCGCGCTGACGAGCCTGAGCGAGGAGCAGAAGAGCGAAGTCAAGGCCTTAATGGATACGACACTCGCAGCAACGCGCACTGCGCTGGAACGTTCTGACGAGCGGCATGTGAATGATATGGCAGCAGTGAGCCCGCATGGGCGGCTCGCGACGCTGAAGACGCCGGTGTATCTGCTGCATGGCGCGGGCGACAACGTCATTCCTTCGGCGGAGACGGAGTGGATGGCCGCGGAGCTACCGCGGTCGAGCCTAAAGGCCGAGCTGATTTCGCCAGTGCTGTCGCATCTCAACCTCGACGGCGCTGGGCCGACGATTGCCGATCAGTTGCGGCTGGTGCACTTCTTCGCCGAGGTGCTGCATGCGGCGGAGGTACAGTAG
- a CDS encoding vitamin K epoxide reductase family protein gives MRFLIALIALAGLIDSVLALRIHMQDPSQAPPCAVTEKWDCGAVNHSRFSVFPAESFDEQPGSKKIHIPVATIGIIGYALIAVAALAGRTWLTLQLAEIGFFCAGMLSYLEAFVIQKWCIYCVWSQIFVAGCLVLSIAWAVMNHRRRRFAHSAVVSV, from the coding sequence ATGCGCTTCCTGATTGCTTTGATTGCCCTTGCTGGTCTTATTGACTCGGTGCTCGCCCTTCGCATTCACATGCAGGATCCCAGCCAGGCGCCGCCGTGCGCGGTGACGGAGAAGTGGGACTGCGGCGCGGTGAACCACTCGCGCTTCTCGGTGTTTCCGGCGGAGTCATTCGACGAACAGCCTGGGTCGAAGAAGATCCATATTCCGGTGGCGACGATCGGGATTATCGGCTATGCGCTGATTGCGGTTGCGGCGTTGGCGGGCAGAACGTGGCTGACGCTGCAGCTGGCGGAGATCGGCTTCTTTTGCGCTGGCATGCTGAGTTACCTGGAGGCGTTCGTCATCCAGAAGTGGTGTATCTACTGCGTGTGGTCGCAGATCTTCGTCGCGGGTTGCCTGGTACTGAGCATCGCGTGGGCAGTGATGAACCACCGGCGGAGACGTTTCGCACATTCGGCGGTGGTTTCGGTCTGA